A stretch of the Cryptosporangium minutisporangium genome encodes the following:
- a CDS encoding YciI family protein translates to MTENATTERRPQYAVFIYEAVPPEDLPPDVMAGHIGLPEKIAAAGGRVVAGLGFQDPSTTTAVRGDLLTDGPFVETKEALAGIYVLEARDLDHALELARMTPIVSGGVEVRPLVDFQVLP, encoded by the coding sequence ATGACCGAGAACGCGACGACCGAGCGCAGGCCGCAGTACGCGGTGTTCATCTACGAGGCCGTCCCGCCGGAGGACCTGCCGCCGGACGTGATGGCGGGCCACATCGGCCTGCCCGAGAAGATCGCGGCCGCGGGCGGGCGCGTCGTCGCCGGGCTCGGATTCCAGGACCCCTCGACGACCACCGCTGTCCGTGGTGACCTGCTCACCGACGGACCGTTCGTGGAGACGAAGGAGGCGCTGGCCGGCATCTACGTGCTGGAGGCCCGAGACCTCGACCACGCGCTGGAACTCGCCCGGATGACGCCGATCGTCAGCGGCGGCGTCGAGGTGCGGCCGCTGGTCGATTTCCAGGTGCTGCCCTGA
- a CDS encoding RNA polymerase sigma factor, which produces MLAATVRVTRDLDVAEESVQDAYVSALSAWERDGVPDRPGAWLTTAARNKALNALARRQTLRAKLPLLVLPEELTVPEAIPDDRLRLVFTCCHPALSAEARIGLTLRLVCGVSTADVASAFLVPEATMAARITRAKKKIAAARIPYRVPESDELPARLDSVLTVVHLLATTGHTAPSGDALVRIDLAERALDLARLLHALLPEEAEVAGLVALLLVHRAREGTRTDEAGRLVPLADQDRSAWDRNLIAEADQLVVRALLAGPPGRFTLQAAIAALHAQAPSYAETDWPQIRTLYDALLRVWRTPVVALNRAVAVAMVDGPAAGLAAVEVLEASGELAGYHYLPAAKADFLRRLGRFAEAADAYAAALALTDNAAEQDFLRDRLG; this is translated from the coding sequence GTGCTCGCCGCGACGGTGCGGGTTACCCGTGACCTGGACGTCGCCGAGGAGAGCGTGCAGGACGCGTACGTCTCCGCGCTCTCGGCGTGGGAGCGGGACGGCGTCCCGGACCGTCCGGGAGCCTGGCTGACCACCGCAGCGCGGAACAAGGCGCTGAACGCCCTGGCGCGCCGGCAGACGCTGCGGGCGAAGCTGCCGCTGCTGGTCCTACCGGAGGAGCTCACCGTGCCGGAGGCGATCCCCGACGACCGCCTCCGCCTGGTCTTCACCTGCTGCCACCCGGCGCTCTCCGCCGAGGCGCGGATCGGGTTGACGCTGCGTCTGGTGTGCGGTGTCAGCACGGCGGACGTGGCGTCTGCCTTCCTGGTCCCGGAAGCCACGATGGCGGCCCGGATCACCCGCGCCAAGAAGAAGATCGCCGCAGCCAGGATCCCCTACCGGGTGCCGGAAAGCGACGAGCTGCCTGCCCGGCTGGACTCCGTGCTGACCGTCGTCCACCTGCTCGCGACCACCGGCCACACCGCGCCGTCCGGCGACGCGCTGGTCCGCATCGACCTCGCCGAGCGCGCGCTGGACCTGGCCCGGCTGCTGCACGCGCTGCTTCCGGAGGAGGCCGAGGTCGCCGGATTGGTCGCGCTGCTCCTCGTCCACCGGGCCCGGGAAGGAACCCGCACCGACGAGGCCGGCCGGCTGGTTCCCCTCGCGGATCAGGACCGGTCGGCCTGGGACCGGAACCTGATCGCGGAGGCCGACCAGCTGGTGGTGCGCGCCTTGCTGGCCGGCCCGCCGGGCCGGTTCACGCTGCAGGCCGCGATCGCGGCCCTGCACGCCCAGGCGCCCAGCTACGCCGAGACCGACTGGCCCCAGATCCGGACGCTCTACGACGCGCTGCTCCGGGTGTGGCGGACACCGGTGGTGGCGCTCAACCGGGCGGTCGCCGTCGCGATGGTGGACGGCCCCGCGGCAGGTCTCGCCGCGGTGGAGGTCCTCGAAGCGAGCGGCGAGCTGGCGGGCTACCACTACCTGCCCGCGGCCAAGGCCGACTTCCTCCGCCGCCTGGGCCGTTTCGCCGAGGCGGCCGACGCGTACGCGGCCGCCCTGGCCCTCACCGACAACGCCGCCGAGCAGGATTTCCTCCGGGACCGACTGGGATAA
- a CDS encoding AAA family ATPase yields the protein MALWGRDAEQAELDSVLASLGDGLSRALVLRGEAGIGKTALLDYVASAADSEVRVLRVAGVEEETDFPFAALHRMLIPFFDLRDRLPALQRDALLVACGLADGPPADRHLVSLAALALLAEAASDGPLLCCIDDAQWLDADSVVAFAFVARRVHAESIGLVFAVRTGTPFTALDGLPCVDLEGLSDAAAGQVLRAVVPGALDRRVADQIVRATGGNPLALSDLGAELTADQLRGGRQLPEPLPIGTRLEAHYRRQVDALPEDTRTWLLLAAAEPTGHFGRINAAAAALGLPADAPEPAEAARLASITTEVRFRHPLVRSAVYSGAPPADRRAAHRALASATTAASEADRRAWHLAAAALGPDGAVADELERCAERAAARGGYAARVSFLARAAELTVDDRQRARRSVVAAQAAVTAGAPLQARTLLDGLDPAWLDDVDRGRALIARAYAGITMGDGAVADAAAMCLAAAEAFGERAPDLARLALFRAVQWAINAEHLLRGTTVTAMADAILAHPWPDPLIESRDLLAVGFATVAAHGYEQGAPLLARGVEALLAEGTTDAQHLEQWVVAVTACMIRRDYVSADAVERRAIDVARRTGALWELDVALYTYSMANTELGRLDVAEQLVIEGHQIRSALGATAEQWEVYQHPELLAWRASAEYLPQRLEAIADASVPLGHGAVVRIARFAEALLALGTGRYPEACTTLRRLIDGDELCVHTRVLADLVEAAIRSGDRVLAERALAMLDTRASAAGTPWMECLFIRSRALLTHGDVAEDCYREAVDRLTRTEARLDLARAHLLYGEWLRREKRRRDARDQLRSAVALFEDIGAAAFAERARRELAATGETAQRGPEPQRSALTPQEATIAALARDGATNAEIAATLFLSASTVDYHLRKVFRKLEVTSRRQLRQAYPD from the coding sequence GTGGCGCTGTGGGGGCGGGACGCGGAGCAGGCCGAACTCGATTCCGTGCTGGCATCGCTGGGCGATGGGCTCAGCCGGGCACTGGTCCTGCGGGGCGAGGCGGGCATCGGCAAGACAGCACTGCTGGACTACGTGGCGTCCGCCGCCGACAGTGAGGTCCGTGTCCTGCGGGTGGCCGGCGTCGAGGAGGAGACCGACTTCCCGTTCGCCGCGCTGCACCGGATGCTGATCCCGTTCTTCGACCTCCGCGACCGTCTCCCCGCCCTGCAACGGGACGCTCTGCTGGTCGCCTGCGGGCTGGCCGATGGCCCGCCGGCCGACCGGCATCTAGTGAGCCTGGCCGCGCTCGCCCTGTTGGCCGAGGCGGCATCCGACGGCCCGCTGCTCTGCTGCATCGACGACGCCCAATGGCTGGACGCCGATTCGGTGGTCGCCTTCGCGTTCGTCGCCAGGCGGGTGCACGCCGAGAGCATCGGGCTGGTGTTCGCCGTCCGTACCGGGACGCCGTTCACGGCGCTGGACGGCCTACCCTGCGTCGACCTCGAAGGACTCTCGGACGCAGCGGCCGGACAGGTGCTGCGGGCGGTCGTACCCGGTGCGCTGGACCGTCGAGTGGCCGACCAGATCGTCAGGGCCACCGGCGGCAACCCGCTGGCGCTCAGCGACCTTGGAGCAGAGTTGACCGCCGACCAGCTACGCGGGGGGCGTCAGCTGCCCGAGCCGTTGCCGATCGGGACCCGCTTGGAGGCGCACTACCGCCGTCAGGTCGACGCGCTGCCGGAGGACACCCGAACCTGGTTACTGCTGGCGGCGGCGGAGCCGACCGGCCACTTCGGGCGGATCAACGCCGCCGCGGCCGCGCTGGGACTGCCCGCGGACGCGCCCGAGCCCGCGGAGGCCGCTCGCCTGGCGTCGATCACGACCGAAGTCCGTTTCCGGCATCCGCTCGTACGGTCGGCCGTTTACAGCGGAGCGCCACCGGCCGATCGTCGCGCCGCCCACCGGGCGCTGGCGTCCGCGACGACCGCGGCTTCCGAGGCCGACCGGCGGGCCTGGCATCTGGCCGCGGCGGCTCTCGGACCGGACGGGGCCGTCGCCGACGAGCTCGAACGTTGTGCGGAACGGGCGGCAGCCCGCGGTGGATATGCCGCGCGGGTGAGCTTCCTGGCCCGCGCCGCCGAGCTGACCGTCGACGATCGGCAGCGCGCTCGGCGGTCAGTGGTGGCCGCCCAGGCCGCAGTGACGGCCGGCGCGCCGCTGCAGGCGCGGACGCTGCTCGACGGACTCGACCCGGCATGGCTCGACGACGTCGACCGGGGCCGGGCGCTGATCGCCCGCGCCTACGCGGGCATCACGATGGGCGACGGCGCGGTGGCCGACGCCGCCGCGATGTGCCTCGCGGCGGCAGAGGCGTTCGGTGAGCGCGCACCCGATCTGGCCCGGCTGGCGCTGTTTCGGGCCGTGCAGTGGGCGATCAACGCCGAGCACCTCCTCCGCGGAACGACGGTGACCGCGATGGCGGACGCGATCCTGGCCCATCCGTGGCCCGATCCGCTCATCGAGTCCCGGGACCTGCTCGCGGTCGGGTTCGCCACGGTGGCCGCGCACGGCTACGAACAGGGCGCGCCGCTCCTGGCGCGCGGCGTCGAGGCACTGCTCGCCGAGGGCACCACTGACGCGCAGCACCTGGAGCAATGGGTCGTCGCGGTGACGGCCTGCATGATCCGGCGAGACTACGTGTCAGCCGACGCCGTGGAGCGCCGCGCCATCGACGTCGCCCGGCGGACCGGCGCGCTGTGGGAGCTCGACGTCGCGCTCTACACCTACTCGATGGCGAACACCGAGCTGGGACGGCTCGACGTCGCGGAGCAACTGGTGATCGAGGGGCACCAGATCCGGTCGGCGCTCGGTGCGACCGCCGAGCAGTGGGAGGTCTACCAGCACCCCGAGTTGCTGGCCTGGCGCGCATCCGCGGAGTACCTGCCGCAACGGCTCGAAGCCATCGCGGATGCCTCGGTGCCGCTGGGCCACGGTGCGGTGGTGCGAATCGCCCGCTTCGCCGAAGCCCTCCTGGCGCTGGGCACCGGACGCTACCCGGAGGCCTGCACGACTCTTCGGCGACTGATCGACGGTGACGAGCTCTGCGTCCACACCCGAGTGTTGGCGGACCTCGTGGAAGCCGCGATCCGGTCGGGCGACCGGGTGCTGGCCGAGCGTGCTCTGGCGATGCTGGACACCCGGGCGAGCGCAGCCGGAACACCGTGGATGGAGTGCCTGTTCATCCGCTCCCGGGCGCTGCTCACGCACGGCGACGTCGCCGAGGACTGCTACCGCGAGGCGGTCGACCGGCTGACCAGGACCGAGGCCCGGCTCGACCTCGCCAGGGCGCACCTGCTCTACGGCGAGTGGCTGCGCCGGGAGAAGCGCCGCCGGGACGCGCGCGACCAACTTCGGTCCGCGGTGGCGTTGTTCGAGGACATCGGTGCCGCCGCGTTCGCCGAGCGGGCCCGCCGGGAACTGGCCGCAACCGGTGAGACCGCGCAGCGCGGACCCGAACCGCAGCGATCCGCGCTGACGCCGCAGGAAGCCACGATCGCCGCGCTCGCCCGCGACGGTGCCACGAACGCCGAGATCGCGGCCACGCTCTTCCTCAGCGCGAGCACCGTCGACTACCACCTCCGAAAGGTGTTCCGGAAGCTCGAGGTGACGTCCCGCCGGCAACTGCGGCAGGCTTACCCGGATTAA
- a CDS encoding alpha/beta hydrolase: MPFLTAADGAQIFYKDWGAGNPVVLSHGWPLNSDSWEAQMLFLASRGYRVIAHDRRGHGRSDQTWHGNEMDTYADDLAALIEMLDLQGATLIGFSTGGGEVARYVGRHGTARVARVALVAAVPPLMLQTDDNPGGVPSEVFDDLRAGSLADRSQLYKDLADGPFFGANRPGASPSQGMRDAFWRQGLQAGHRGAYECIAAFSATDFRSDLDKFDVPTLVIHGDDDQVVPFAVGGSASAARIKDAELKVYAGAPHGLTDTHKDELNADLLAFLQS, encoded by the coding sequence ATGCCCTTCCTCACCGCCGCCGACGGCGCGCAGATCTTCTACAAGGACTGGGGCGCCGGTAATCCCGTCGTCCTGAGCCACGGTTGGCCACTGAACTCCGACAGCTGGGAAGCGCAGATGCTCTTCCTGGCCTCCCGCGGCTACCGCGTCATCGCCCACGACCGTCGCGGACACGGGCGGTCGGATCAGACGTGGCACGGCAACGAGATGGACACCTACGCCGACGACCTCGCCGCGCTGATCGAGATGCTCGACCTGCAGGGTGCCACGCTGATCGGCTTCTCCACGGGCGGTGGTGAGGTCGCCCGGTACGTCGGCCGGCACGGCACCGCCCGGGTGGCCCGGGTTGCGCTGGTGGCCGCCGTCCCGCCGTTGATGCTTCAGACGGACGACAACCCGGGCGGCGTCCCGAGCGAGGTCTTCGACGATCTGCGAGCGGGATCACTGGCCGACCGATCCCAGCTCTACAAAGACCTGGCCGACGGCCCGTTCTTCGGCGCGAACCGGCCCGGCGCCAGCCCGTCCCAGGGCATGCGGGACGCGTTCTGGCGCCAAGGACTCCAGGCCGGTCACCGTGGCGCCTACGAATGCATCGCGGCGTTCTCCGCCACCGATTTCCGGTCCGATCTCGACAAGTTCGACGTCCCGACGCTGGTCATCCACGGCGACGACGACCAGGTCGTCCCGTTCGCGGTCGGCGGCAGTGCCTCAGCGGCCCGGATCAAGGACGCGGAATTGAAGGTCTACGCCGGGGCACCGCACGGACTCACCGACACCCACAAAGACGAGCTCAACGCCGATCTCCTCGCCTTCCTCCAGTCGTAA
- a CDS encoding alpha/beta hydrolase has product MTDTIVLVHGLWMTPRSWENWVEYYSARGYRVLTPGYPGFEIEVEALREKPEIIANLTVPETVEHLAGVIEALDAPPILMGHSFGGTLTQLLLARGLGSAAVVVNSAPTEGVHVTPLSQVKSLFPALKNPANFHRAVGFTKEEFHYAFANTLSREESDRVWEKYAIPAPGNWVWAYGLIANLKPGHQETWVDYDNNKVPLLFIGGGADHIMPPSVNKSNAKHYAKSPVPAEYHEFPGRSHWTCAEPGWEAVADYALDWALKHRRA; this is encoded by the coding sequence ATGACTGACACGATCGTCCTTGTCCACGGCCTCTGGATGACCCCGCGCTCCTGGGAGAACTGGGTCGAGTACTACAGCGCGCGCGGCTACCGCGTTCTCACTCCCGGCTATCCCGGTTTCGAGATCGAGGTCGAGGCCCTCCGCGAGAAGCCGGAGATCATCGCGAACCTGACTGTCCCGGAGACCGTCGAGCACCTGGCCGGCGTGATCGAGGCGCTGGACGCTCCGCCGATCCTGATGGGACATTCGTTCGGCGGAACGCTCACTCAGCTCCTGCTGGCCCGCGGGCTGGGCAGCGCCGCAGTGGTGGTCAACTCCGCGCCGACCGAGGGCGTCCACGTCACGCCACTCTCGCAGGTAAAGTCGCTGTTTCCGGCGCTGAAGAACCCGGCGAACTTCCACCGCGCGGTGGGCTTCACCAAGGAGGAGTTCCACTACGCGTTCGCGAATACGCTGTCCCGCGAGGAGTCCGACCGGGTTTGGGAGAAATACGCGATTCCGGCGCCGGGCAACTGGGTCTGGGCCTACGGCCTGATCGCGAACCTCAAGCCCGGACACCAGGAGACCTGGGTCGACTACGACAACAACAAGGTGCCGCTGCTCTTTATCGGCGGCGGCGCGGACCACATCATGCCGCCGTCGGTCAACAAGTCGAACGCGAAGCACTACGCTAAGTCGCCGGTCCCGGCCGAGTACCACGAGTTCCCGGGGCGCTCGCACTGGACGTGCGCCGAGCCCGGTTGGGAGGCGGTTGCCGACTACGCCCTGGACTGGGCGCTGAAGCACCGCCGAGCCTGA
- a CDS encoding DeoR/GlpR family DNA-binding transcription regulator → MLAAQRQELLLSRLRSDGRIVAKDIAAELRISEDSIRRDLREMAAAGLCQRVYGGALPVSPAIADLQTRTNVQTDSKQRVAARAAQLITPGSTAILDGGTTALAVARALPANLRATVVTHSPTVAAALVDHPEIEIHVIGGRIFKHSAVACGAAAVEAAAGVNAEVFLMGVTGVHATAGLTTGDADEAAMKRALSRRSADTYVLASAEKIGAASRFAVLPLADVAGVVTDVVADHPALRDITATGVPVIPAEG, encoded by the coding sequence ATGCTCGCCGCTCAGCGCCAAGAACTACTTCTCAGCCGGTTGCGGTCAGACGGCCGGATCGTGGCCAAGGACATCGCCGCTGAGCTGCGAATTTCCGAGGACAGTATCCGGCGCGACCTCCGCGAGATGGCCGCTGCCGGTTTGTGCCAGCGGGTGTACGGCGGTGCACTGCCCGTCTCCCCGGCGATTGCCGACCTGCAAACGCGCACAAACGTGCAGACGGACAGCAAGCAGCGTGTCGCCGCGCGGGCGGCGCAGCTGATCACGCCCGGCTCCACCGCGATCCTCGACGGCGGCACCACGGCGCTCGCGGTGGCTCGTGCGCTGCCGGCGAATCTGCGCGCCACTGTCGTCACCCACAGCCCCACCGTGGCGGCCGCGCTCGTCGACCACCCGGAGATCGAGATCCACGTGATCGGTGGGCGGATCTTCAAACACTCGGCGGTCGCCTGCGGAGCCGCCGCGGTCGAGGCGGCGGCCGGCGTCAACGCGGAGGTGTTCCTGATGGGCGTGACCGGCGTGCACGCCACCGCGGGTCTCACGACCGGCGACGCCGACGAGGCCGCGATGAAGCGCGCTCTGTCCCGCCGCTCCGCCGACACCTACGTGCTGGCCAGCGCCGAGAAAATCGGTGCCGCGTCGCGATTCGCCGTGCTTCCGTTGGCCGACGTCGCCGGCGTCGTCACCGACGTCGTAGCCGACCACCCCGCTCTACGCGACATCACCGCCACCGGTGTCCCGGTGATTCCGGCAGAAGGCTGA
- a CDS encoding DUF4406 domain-containing protein: MILIAGPYRSGTGDDPELMTANLRRLEEAAWPIFRAGHVPMIGEWVALPVLHGAGGAGPTDPIAEQVMYPTAQRLLQHCDAVLRLPGVSTGADQDVAIAHERGLPVWYRLEEVPGLEVPAA, encoded by the coding sequence ATGATCCTGATCGCCGGCCCTTATCGTTCCGGCACCGGTGACGATCCCGAGCTGATGACCGCCAACCTGCGGAGATTGGAAGAGGCCGCGTGGCCGATCTTCCGGGCCGGTCACGTACCGATGATCGGCGAGTGGGTCGCGCTGCCCGTTCTGCACGGTGCCGGTGGCGCCGGTCCGACCGACCCGATCGCCGAGCAGGTGATGTACCCGACCGCACAGCGGCTGCTCCAACACTGCGACGCCGTCCTGCGCCTGCCCGGTGTGTCGACCGGCGCCGACCAGGACGTCGCGATCGCGCACGAGCGAGGCCTGCCGGTCTGGTACCGACTCGAAGAGGTCCCGGGCCTCGAGGTTCCCGCGGCCTGA